One window from the genome of Onychomys torridus chromosome 20, mOncTor1.1, whole genome shotgun sequence encodes:
- the Lrrc10 gene encoding leucine-rich repeat-containing protein 10 → MGNIIRALVAFIPTDRCQSYVVGDLREMPLDRMVDLSGSQLRRFPLHVCSFTELVKLYLSDNHLHSLPPDLAQLQNLQILALDFNNFKALPQVVCTLKQLCILYLGNNKLCDLPDELSLLQNLRTLWLEANCLTQLPDVVCELSLLKTLHAGSNALRLLPGQLRRLRELRTIWLSGNQLADFPPVLLRMPFLEVIDVDRNSIRYFPSLAHLTNLKLVIYDHNPCRNAPKVGKGVRRVGRWADETPEPEPRKARRYALVQEESQEPPAPLLPPSS, encoded by the coding sequence ATGGGGAACATCATCCGGGCCCTCGTGGCCTTCATCCCCACCGATCGCTGCCAGAGTTACGTGGTGGGAGACCTCCGGGAGATGCCGCTGGACAGGATGGTGGATCTGAGTGGGAGTCAGCTGCGCCGCTTCCCACTACACGTGTGCTCCTTCACCGAGCTGGTAAAGCTCTACCTCAGCGACAACCACCTCCACAGCCTGCCTCCAGACCTGGCCCAGCTGCAGAACCTGCAGATCCTGGCCCTGGATTTCAACAACTTCAAAGCTCTTCCCCAGGTGGTGTGTACCTTGAAACAGCTCTGCATCCTCTACCTGGGCAATAACAAACTCTGTGACCTCCCGGATGAGCTCAGCCTGCTCCAGAACCTCCGCACCCTGTGGCTGGAGGCCAACTGCCTCACCCAGCTGCCCGATGTGGTGTGTGAGCTGAGCCTCCTTAAGACCCTGCATGCGGGTTCCAACGCCCTACGGCTGCTGCCGGGCCAGCTCCGGCGCCTGCGCGAGCTCAGGACCATCTGGCTCTCAGGGAACCAGCTCGCCGACTTCCCCCCTGTGCTGCTTCGCATGCCCTTCCTGGAGGTGATCGACGTGGATCGGAACAGTATCCGCTACTTCCCCAGCCTGGCCCACTTGACCAATCTGAAGCTGGTCATCTATGACCACAATCCTTGCAGAAATGCCCCCAAAGTGGGCAAAGGTGTGCGCCGTGTTGGGAGATGGGCAGATGAGACGCCAGAGCCTGAGCCCAGAAAAGCCAGGCGATATGCACTGGTCCAGGAAGAGAGTCAAGAGCCACctgctccccttcttcctcccagctcctGA
- the Cct2 gene encoding T-complex protein 1 subunit beta, giving the protein MASLSLAPVNIFKAGADEERAETARLSSFIGAIAIGDLVKSTLGPKGMDKILLSSGRDASLMVTNDGATILKNIGVDNPAAKVLVDMSRVQDDEVGDGTTSVTVLAAELLREAESLIAKKIHPQTIIAGWREATKAAREALLSSAVDHGSDEVRFRQDLMNIAGTTLSSKLLTHHKDHFTKLAVEAVLRLKGSGNLEAIHVIKKLGGSLADSYLDEGFLLDKKIGVNQPKRIENAKILIANTGMDTDKIKIFGSRVRVDSTAKVAEIEHAEKEKMKEKVERILKHGINCFINRQLIYNYPEQLFGAAGVMAIEHADFAGVERLALVTGGEIASTFDHPELVKLGSCKLIEEVMIGEDKLIHFSGVALGEACTIVLRGATQQILDEAERSLHDALCVLAQTVKDPRTVYGGGCSEMVMAHAVAKLASKTPGKEAVAMESFAKALRMLPTIIADNAGYDSADLVAQLRAAHSEGQTTTGLDMKEGTIGDMAILGITESFQVKRQVLLSAAEAAEVILRVDNIIKAAPRKRVPDHHPC; this is encoded by the exons GACAAAATTCTTCTAAGCAGTGGACGAGATGCCTCTCTAATGGTAACCAATGATGGTGCCACCATTCTAAAAAACATTGGTGTTGACAATCCAGCAGCTAAGGTTTTAGTTG aTATGTCAAGGGTTCAAGATGATGAAGTTGGTGATGGCACGACCTCTGTTACTGTTTTAGCAGCAGAACTACTCCGG GAAGCAGAATCTTTAATTGCAAAAAAGATCCATCCACAGACCATCATTGCGGGTTGGAGAGAAGCCACAAAGGCAGCAAGAGAGGCCCTGTTGAGCTCTGCAGTTGATCATGG TTCTGATGAAGTCAGATTCCGGCAAGATTTAATGAATATTGCAGGAACAACATTATCCTCAAAACTCCTTACTCATCACAAGGACCACTTTACCAAATTAGCTGTAGAAGCGGTTCTCAGACTGAAGGGTTCTGGTAATCTGGAGGCCATTCATGTCATCAAGAAACTAGGCGGGAGTCTGGCAGACTCCTATTTAGATgaag GTTTTCTATTGGATAAAAAAATTGGAGTAAATCAACCAAAGAGAATTGAAAATGCTAAAATTCTTATTGCCAATACTGGAATGGATACAGACaaaataaag ATATTTGGCTCTCGGGTAAGAGTTGATTCCACGGCAAAGGTTGCAGAAATAGAACatgcagaaaaggaaaagatgaaggaGAAAGTTGAACGTATTCTTAAGCATGGAATAAATTGCTTTATCAACAG ACAGTTAATTTATAATTACCCTGAACAACTCTTCGGTGCTGCTGGTGTCATGGCTATTGAGCATGCAGATTTTGCAGGTGTGGAACGCCTAGCTCTTGTCACAG GTGGTGAGATTGCCTCCACCTTTGATCACCCAGAGCTGGTAAAGCTTGGAAGCTGCAAACTTATAGAAGAAGTCATGATTGGAGAAGACAAACTCATCCACTTTTCAGGGGTTGCTCTTG GTGAGGCTTGTACTATTGTACTTCGTGGGGCCACTCAGCAGATTCTGGATGAAGCCGAAAGGTCTTTGCATGATGCCCTTTGTGTTCTTGCCCAGACCGTGAAAGACCCCAGGACAGTGTATGGAGGAG GTTGTTCTGAGATGGTGATGGCTCATGCTGTGGCAAAGCTTGCCAGTAAAACCCCAGGAAAAGAAGCTGTAGCAATGGAGTCTTTTGCTAAAGCGCTGAGAATG TTGCCAACCATCATCGCTGACAATGCAGGCTATGACAGTGCAGATCTGGTGGCCCAGCTCCGAGCTGCTCACAGTGAAGGCCAGACAACTACTGGACTGG atatgaaGGAAGGTACCATTGGAGACATGGCAATTCTGGGTATAACAGAAAGTTTCCAAGTGAAGCGACAGGTTCTTTTGAGTGCAGCTGAAGCAGCAGAGGTGATTCTCCGTGTGGACAACATCATCAAAGCAGCACCGAG GAAACGTGTCCCTGATCACCACCCCTGCTAA